The Lycium barbarum isolate Lr01 chromosome 10, ASM1917538v2, whole genome shotgun sequence genome includes a region encoding these proteins:
- the LOC132613175 gene encoding uncharacterized protein LOC132613175 has translation MAWFKNGDRNSKFFYAYVNGRRKKLRVDDIQDDEGNWLTTQEENSQEAIGFYERQFEEDRIPREVKEAVFALNGESACGPDGFIGLFFQSCWEIIKQDMVDMVQTFFDMRPIGLSNFIKKILSRVLHERIVKLLPGLIFVNQLLSNNWYSVLLNGKAYGFLKSSRSVKQGDPLSPTFFILDVEALSRVLNALYGKPNFVEFGMPKWSQRINHLSYAYDAILFVSTDQHSVKLMMKVLARYEKASGQFVNLSKSSFYVHEKVQSYLVSRLKQITRIRQGSFPFTYLGCPIFYSRNKVSHYDELIKKECMHVKEYYCHMVEEKP, from the exons ATGGCATGGTTTAAGAATGGTGATAGAAATTCAAAGTTCTTCTATGCTTATGTAAATGGTAGAAGAAAGAAGCTCAGGGTGGACGACATTCAAGATGATGAAGGTAACTGGTTGACCACTCAAGAGGAAAATTCTCAAGAAGCAATCGGATTTTATGAGAGACAGTTTGAGGAGGATAGAATTCCTA GAGAAGTCAAGGAAGCAGTGTTTGCTTTGAATGGTGAAAGTGCTTGTGGTCCTGATGGGTTCATAGGTTTGTTCTTTCAATCCTGTTGGGAGATAATCAAACAAGATATGGTTGATATG GTTCAAACTTTCTTTGATATGAGGCCAATTGGTCTTAGCAATTTCATAAAGAAGATCCTCTCCAGGGTACTGCATGAAAGAATAGTGAAGTTGCTGCCAGGATTGATTTTTGTGAATCA GTTACTTTCCAACAACTGGTACTCAGTCTTATTGAATGGGAAAGCATATGGTTTTTTAAAGTCTTCAAGGAGTGTTAAACAAGGTGACCCTTTGTCACCTACTTTTTTCATTTTGGATGTTGAGGCTTTATCAAGGGTGTTGAATGCATTATATGGAAAACCAAATTTTGTGGAGTTTGGTATGCCCAAATGGAGTCAAAGAATCAACCATCTATCATATGCATATGATGCAATTCTTTTTGTGTCTACTGACCAACATTCAGTGAAATTGATGATGAAAGTACTAGCTAGATATGAAAAGGCGTCAGGTCAGTTTGTGAACCTTAGTAAAAGTTCTTTCTATGTTCATGAAAAGGTGCAGAGTTATTTGGTTTCAAGGTTGAAGCAAATCACAAGAATTAGACAAGGCTCTTTTCCATTCACCTATCTTGGATGTCCAATCTTTTACAGTAGAAATAAAGTATCTCACTATGATGAACTTATAAAAAAAGAGTGCATGCATGTCAAGGAATACTATTGTCATATGGTGGAAGAGAAACCTTGA